One stretch of Microvirga lotononidis DNA includes these proteins:
- a CDS encoding transglycosylase domain-containing protein yields the protein MTRIKRGALWFDAWLNSTLYQSGRGLGSAWGWYSEKMKCLRFRGPLRGILDLTSEATTLGTAGGIVMLALALPAFRETEDDWLKTQDLAVTFLDRYGQEVGRRGLHLDDSYKLEDFPDYMIKAALATEDRRFYDHWGIDPIGTLRALVVNTQGGGVVQGGSSITQQLAKNLFLTNERSLERKIKEAFLAVWLEFHLTKDEILKLYLDRAYMGGGAHGVVAAADYYFGKPAKELTLAESAMLAGLFKAPTKYAPHVNLPAARARANEVLRNMVEAGFLTEGQIQTARRNPATPVNRQRETTPDFYLDWAFEQVKALAAEKKFGHERVLIVKTPLDTALQRHTEETLENMLRQHGRQYRAGQGAIVVMDVDGAVRTIVGGRDYGQSQFNRATAGLRQPGSSFKPFVYAAALTTNPKLRPNSTVVDRPICLGNWCPQNYGRSFAGAMPLVSALARSINSIPVQMSVEIGKGNAKAGRAVIVDTARRMGLTHPLTDSSSLPIGAAEVTPIDMAASYAVFANGGKRADPYAAWEVRNSSGEVIYRHDRDTPPKQVLDTRVVNDMNFMLNKVVEEGTGKRAALEGIPTAGKTGTTNGYKDAWFVGYTGNLVASVWFGNDDSRPMNEMTGGTLPAMTWHEVMVPAHQNLEIRPIPGASPANAFRVASSKGQAADQAQAPAQSFLAGTLSRKSYEVLGGIGTLFQSVDRSAMTGKALEAPGGSAAVDDRRRVAMP from the coding sequence ATGACGCGGATCAAACGCGGCGCGTTGTGGTTCGATGCGTGGCTCAACTCCACGCTGTACCAAAGCGGACGCGGGCTGGGCAGCGCGTGGGGCTGGTACTCGGAGAAGATGAAGTGCCTGCGGTTTCGCGGCCCTCTTCGCGGCATCCTCGACCTGACCAGCGAGGCGACGACGCTCGGCACCGCGGGCGGCATCGTCATGCTGGCGCTCGCCCTCCCGGCTTTCCGGGAGACGGAGGACGACTGGCTCAAGACCCAGGATCTCGCCGTCACCTTCCTCGACCGCTACGGCCAGGAGGTCGGGCGGCGCGGCCTCCATCTCGACGATTCCTACAAGCTCGAGGATTTCCCGGACTATATGATCAAGGCCGCGCTGGCGACGGAAGACCGGCGCTTCTACGATCACTGGGGCATCGACCCGATCGGCACCTTGCGGGCCCTCGTGGTGAACACCCAGGGCGGCGGCGTGGTGCAGGGCGGCTCCTCCATCACCCAGCAACTGGCCAAGAACCTCTTCCTCACCAACGAACGCTCGCTGGAGCGAAAGATCAAGGAAGCGTTCCTGGCGGTCTGGCTCGAATTCCATCTGACCAAGGACGAGATCCTCAAGCTCTATCTCGACCGCGCCTATATGGGCGGCGGCGCCCATGGCGTCGTGGCCGCCGCGGATTACTATTTCGGCAAGCCCGCCAAGGAGTTGACCCTGGCGGAATCAGCCATGCTGGCAGGCCTGTTCAAGGCGCCGACCAAGTACGCCCCGCACGTGAACCTGCCGGCCGCACGCGCCCGGGCGAACGAGGTCCTGCGCAACATGGTCGAGGCCGGCTTCCTGACGGAAGGGCAGATTCAGACGGCCCGGCGCAATCCGGCGACCCCGGTGAACCGTCAGCGCGAGACCACCCCGGATTTTTATCTCGATTGGGCCTTCGAGCAGGTGAAGGCGCTCGCAGCCGAGAAGAAGTTCGGCCACGAGCGGGTGCTGATCGTGAAGACGCCGCTCGACACGGCGCTCCAGCGGCATACGGAAGAGACGCTCGAGAACATGCTCCGCCAGCATGGCCGCCAGTACAGGGCCGGCCAAGGCGCGATCGTCGTCATGGACGTGGACGGCGCCGTCCGTACCATCGTCGGAGGGCGGGATTACGGACAGAGCCAGTTCAACCGCGCCACGGCGGGGCTTCGTCAGCCGGGCTCGTCCTTCAAGCCCTTCGTCTATGCGGCGGCCTTGACCACCAACCCGAAGCTGCGGCCCAACTCGACCGTCGTCGACCGGCCGATCTGCCTCGGCAACTGGTGTCCGCAGAACTACGGCCGCTCGTTCGCGGGCGCCATGCCGCTGGTTTCGGCCCTGGCCCGCTCCATCAACTCGATCCCGGTCCAGATGTCCGTTGAGATCGGCAAGGGCAACGCCAAGGCGGGCCGTGCCGTCATCGTCGACACGGCCAGGCGCATGGGCCTCACTCACCCGCTGACGGATTCGAGCTCGCTGCCCATCGGTGCCGCCGAGGTCACGCCTATCGACATGGCGGCCTCCTACGCGGTCTTCGCCAATGGCGGCAAGCGCGCCGATCCCTATGCCGCCTGGGAGGTCCGCAATTCCTCGGGCGAGGTCATCTACCGGCACGACCGGGACACACCGCCCAAGCAGGTGCTCGACACCCGGGTCGTCAACGACATGAACTTCATGCTCAACAAGGTGGTCGAGGAAGGCACCGGCAAGCGGGCCGCGCTCGAAGGCATTCCGACCGCAGGAAAGACCGGGACCACGAACGGCTACAAGGATGCCTGGTTCGTGGGCTATACGGGCAATCTCGTCGCGAGCGTCTGGTTCGGCAATGACGATTCCCGTCCCATGAACGAGATGACGGGCGGCACGCTCCCGGCGATGACATGGCATGAGGTGATGGTCCCGGCCCACCAGAACCTGGAGATCCGTCCCATCCCCGGCGCCAGCCCGGCCAACGCGTTCCGTGTCGCCTCTTCCAAGGGGCAAGCGGCCGATCAGGCCCAGGCTCCGGCCCAATCCTTCCTGGCCGGCACGCTCTCCCGCAAGTCCTACGAGGTCCTCGGCGGAATCGGCACCCTGTTCCAGTCGGTCGACCGCTCGGCGATGACGGGCAAGGCTCTGGAAGCCCCGGGCGGTTCCGCTGCGGTGGATGACCGTCGCCGGGTAGCGATGCCCTAA
- a CDS encoding YcgN family cysteine cluster protein: MPNAAPLVHLQPEEQPFWRVKSLEVMSPDEWESLCDGCGRCCLVKLEDEDTAEVMYTDVGCTLLNDQTCRCKDYPNRQAKVADCVRLTPHAVRSLAWLPHTCAYRLLAEGHDLYWWHPLVSGDPETVHAAGISVRDRVAGPEEDFTVAELLERITDWPMEDPSVRRD; encoded by the coding sequence ATGCCAAATGCCGCACCCCTCGTTCACCTCCAACCGGAGGAGCAACCCTTCTGGCGCGTGAAGTCGCTCGAAGTCATGTCCCCGGACGAATGGGAAAGCCTGTGCGACGGCTGCGGCCGCTGCTGCCTCGTCAAGCTCGAGGACGAGGACACGGCCGAGGTGATGTACACGGACGTGGGCTGCACCCTCCTGAACGACCAGACCTGCCGGTGCAAGGACTACCCGAACCGCCAGGCCAAGGTGGCCGATTGCGTGCGCCTGACGCCCCATGCCGTGCGGAGCCTCGCCTGGCTGCCCCATACCTGCGCCTATCGGCTTCTGGCCGAGGGGCACGACCTCTATTGGTGGCACCCGCTCGTCTCGGGCGATCCCGAGACGGTGCATGCGGCCGGGATCTCCGTCCGTGACCGGGTCGCCGGGCCGGAGGAGGACTTCACCGTCGCCGAGCTGCTGGAGCGGATCACCGACTGGCCGATGGAGGATCCCAGCGTCCGCAGGGATTGA
- a CDS encoding M10 family metallopeptidase, with the protein MSAITTYGLTGNAYIDGVLGDYKWANNSVTYSFPTSGSIYGSSYGSKENTTNFGSLGSLQQATARNALKAYASVANLTFTETSETASQHADVRLAMSDATPTAWAYLPSTAAEGGDVWFNLSNGYFTNPAKGNYAYMVFLHELGHAIGLEHPHEGNVMPQDRDSLEYTVMSYRSYIGGSTTAGYTNETWGFAQSLMMYDIAAVQHIYGANYSTNSGNSTYTWNPSTGEMSINGVGQGAPGANRVFLTIWDGGGNDTYNLSNYTTNLKIDLRPGEWTKTSNAQLAKLSADGSKVAVGNIANALLYQGDTRSLIENAVGGSGNDSLTGNDGANSLKGGAGADKLNGLGGADILDGGAGADTLTGGAGADIFDFKSVNDSLPNSRDTIQDFMRGVDHIDLHAIDASTSHSGDQAFSFIGGASFSGHSGQVNFAGGVLSGDVNGDRIADFRINVAGISTLTSADLYL; encoded by the coding sequence ATGTCTGCTATTACTACTTACGGCCTGACAGGAAATGCGTATATCGACGGCGTTCTTGGTGATTATAAATGGGCAAATAACAGCGTAACCTATAGTTTTCCGACGAGCGGATCGATCTATGGGAGTTCGTATGGTTCAAAGGAGAATACGACCAACTTCGGTAGCCTCGGCTCCCTTCAACAGGCAACCGCCCGAAACGCCCTGAAGGCCTATGCCTCGGTTGCGAACCTGACTTTCACGGAGACCAGCGAAACGGCGTCGCAGCACGCCGATGTGCGGCTGGCGATGTCGGATGCGACACCGACCGCATGGGCTTACCTCCCCTCGACGGCGGCCGAGGGTGGAGACGTCTGGTTCAACCTTTCCAACGGGTACTTCACCAACCCGGCGAAAGGTAATTACGCTTACATGGTGTTCCTGCACGAGCTCGGGCACGCGATCGGGCTCGAGCATCCCCACGAAGGCAACGTCATGCCGCAGGACCGGGACTCCCTGGAGTACACGGTCATGAGCTACCGCTCCTATATCGGAGGCTCGACGACTGCCGGTTACACCAACGAGACCTGGGGGTTCGCTCAGTCGCTGATGATGTACGACATCGCGGCCGTCCAGCATATCTACGGGGCGAACTACAGCACGAACAGCGGCAACTCGACCTATACCTGGAATCCGTCGACGGGCGAGATGAGCATCAATGGCGTGGGCCAAGGGGCGCCCGGTGCGAACAGGGTCTTCCTGACGATCTGGGACGGCGGAGGCAACGACACTTACAACCTCTCGAACTACACGACCAATCTCAAGATCGATCTGCGCCCAGGCGAATGGACCAAGACGTCCAACGCGCAGCTTGCGAAACTGAGCGCGGACGGCTCGAAGGTCGCCGTCGGCAACATCGCCAACGCCTTGCTCTACCAAGGCGATACACGGTCTCTCATCGAGAACGCGGTGGGCGGATCCGGTAACGACTCACTCACCGGCAACGATGGGGCGAACTCGCTCAAGGGCGGTGCTGGCGCGGACAAGCTCAATGGTCTCGGCGGCGCGGATATCCTGGACGGCGGTGCCGGAGCCGATACGCTGACCGGCGGCGCCGGTGCCGACATCTTCGACTTCAAGTCCGTCAATGATTCTCTTCCGAATTCCCGGGACACGATCCAGGATTTCATGCGGGGAGTCGATCATATCGATCTTCACGCCATCGATGCCAGTACGAGTCACAGCGGCGATCAGGCATTCTCGTTCATCGGCGGCGCGAGCTTCTCGGGCCACTCAGGGCAGGTCAACTTTGCCGGAGGCGTCCTGTCAGGAGACGTGAATGGCGACAGGATCGCCGACTTTCGCATCAACGTCGCGGGCATCTCGACGCTGACGTCTGCCGATCTTTATCTCTGA
- a CDS encoding AI-2E family transporter codes for MDDQNRSVRGLMGDAEFVRKTLIVLGIAVLALLLWKLSDVLLLAFGSVLVAILLHAASDALVRYLKVPERWSLTVAALIIFAVFLAIVALFGTQVRSQFSNVVEQLPLAIDNFAKQLGLGAVSDDLSEIMSNAPVGGMAARLAGIGGAILNGLADFALVVLAGLYIAAAPRLYEQGFVKLFPIRHHARVESSLQASGQALRLWLTAQLIAMSCVAILSTIAFWLIGLPSSIALGLIAGLADFIPFLGPILGALPAVLIAFGVSGETALWTVLAVIVIQQLEGNVIFPLVARSVISIPPALALFAILIGSALFGAFGLIFGFPLAVVAYVLVKKLYVRETLGEHTEVPGETGNDKQKAPSP; via the coding sequence ATGGATGATCAGAACCGTTCCGTTCGGGGGCTCATGGGAGACGCGGAGTTCGTCCGTAAAACTCTCATCGTGCTCGGCATAGCTGTGCTGGCCCTCCTGCTGTGGAAGCTGTCGGACGTTCTCCTTCTCGCCTTCGGGTCCGTTCTCGTGGCGATCCTCCTGCATGCAGCCTCGGATGCGCTCGTGCGCTACCTCAAGGTTCCCGAACGCTGGAGCCTGACCGTTGCCGCTCTCATCATCTTTGCGGTGTTCCTCGCTATCGTCGCGCTGTTCGGAACGCAGGTGCGGTCACAGTTCTCGAACGTGGTCGAACAACTTCCCCTCGCCATCGACAATTTCGCCAAGCAGCTCGGCCTCGGCGCCGTCAGCGACGATCTGTCCGAAATCATGAGCAACGCCCCCGTCGGCGGAATGGCGGCGCGTCTTGCCGGGATCGGCGGCGCTATCCTCAATGGGCTCGCCGACTTCGCCCTGGTGGTGCTCGCGGGCCTCTACATCGCGGCCGCGCCCCGTCTCTACGAACAAGGCTTCGTCAAGCTCTTCCCGATCCGCCATCACGCCCGCGTGGAGAGCTCTCTGCAGGCATCCGGGCAGGCGCTGAGGCTGTGGCTGACGGCCCAGCTGATCGCCATGTCCTGCGTGGCGATCCTCTCAACGATCGCCTTCTGGCTGATCGGACTGCCCTCGTCCATCGCCCTCGGGCTCATCGCGGGCTTGGCCGACTTCATCCCGTTCCTCGGTCCGATTCTTGGAGCGCTCCCGGCCGTCCTGATCGCCTTCGGCGTGAGCGGAGAGACGGCGCTCTGGACGGTGCTCGCGGTCATCGTCATTCAGCAGCTCGAAGGCAACGTCATCTTCCCGCTCGTGGCACGCAGCGTCATCAGCATCCCTCCCGCTCTGGCATTGTTCGCCATCCTGATCGGCAGCGCCCTGTTCGGCGCATTCGGCCTGATCTTCGGCTTCCCCCTTGCCGTGGTCGCCTATGTGCTGGTCAAGAAGCTCTACGTGCGCGAGACCCTTGGAGAACACACGGAGGTCCCAGGCGAAACCGGCAACGACAAACAGAAGGCGCCAAGTCCTTAA
- a CDS encoding YMGG-like glycine zipper-containing protein, which translates to MRRFAFLVAAASLVIAPQFASAQEGTAAGVATGAVTGAIVGGPVGAVVGAGVGGIAGGLAEQNARAQSGPNVILVPDATTTGSIRQRTCTVDTYGNQACTEVIR; encoded by the coding sequence ATGCGTAGATTTGCTTTCCTCGTCGCCGCCGCGTCTCTTGTCATTGCTCCGCAATTTGCCTCGGCGCAGGAGGGTACTGCTGCCGGCGTTGCAACCGGCGCGGTCACCGGCGCCATCGTGGGCGGACCCGTAGGGGCTGTCGTCGGAGCCGGCGTCGGCGGCATCGCGGGCGGTCTGGCCGAACAGAACGCCCGGGCCCAGTCCGGCCCGAATGTCATCCTCGTCCCCGATGCGACAACGACCGGTTCCATCAGGCAGCGGACCTGCACGGTCGACACTTATGGCAATCAGGCCTGCACGGAGGTGATCCGCTGA
- a CDS encoding DUF2939 domain-containing protein codes for MRWTLRISFLLLLAWAIFMVSPFVALYDLSRAVEAKDMDRIVERVNFSALRASLARQILGQFLKTQDLGGLDPQTAAQAGTATLNPVLEELITPQALMDLLDDGRLQQYEGAAIGNGLLIPLRFDAASLEQAWRTFILSETQGFRAITIPLPADRPKGQQFRMTLRLSNATWRLTGLELPENLRKELTKRAAAVTK; via the coding sequence ATGCGCTGGACCCTGCGGATCAGCTTTCTCCTCCTTCTGGCCTGGGCCATCTTCATGGTCTCGCCTTTCGTGGCGCTCTACGATCTGTCACGGGCCGTCGAGGCCAAGGACATGGACAGGATCGTCGAGCGGGTGAACTTCAGCGCGCTTCGCGCCTCCCTCGCACGGCAGATCTTGGGCCAGTTCCTCAAGACCCAGGATCTCGGTGGCCTGGACCCGCAGACAGCCGCCCAGGCAGGAACCGCAACGCTCAACCCGGTTCTCGAGGAGCTCATCACGCCGCAGGCCCTCATGGATCTTCTCGACGATGGACGGTTGCAGCAATACGAAGGAGCGGCAATCGGCAACGGGCTGCTCATTCCTTTGAGATTCGATGCCGCATCCCTCGAACAGGCCTGGCGAACATTCATCCTCTCGGAGACGCAAGGCTTCCGCGCCATCACCATCCCGCTCCCGGCGGATCGGCCGAAGGGTCAGCAGTTCAGGATGACCCTCCGCCTGAGCAACGCCACCTGGCGACTGACCGGCCTTGAACTTCCAGAAAATCTTAGAAAAGAACTGACCAAGCGCGCCGCAGCTGTGACGAAGTAG
- a CDS encoding TRAP transporter substrate-binding protein → MKRRQFMQAAAVGAAATAVAAPAIAQSMPELKWRLQSGFPKSLDTIYGGAEVISKFVSEATDGKFQIQPFAAGEIVGQPQIADAVGNGTVEMGHTCSYYYFGKDPTFALGTAAPFGLNARQMNAWLYQGGGNDLLNEFYAKHNMYGMPAGNTGVQMGGWYRKEIKTVDDLKGLKIRIAGIAGLVMQKLGAVPQQIPGGDIYPSLERGTIDAAEWVGPYDDEKLGFSKVAPYYYYPGFWEGGPAIHLFVNQAKWKELPKAYQAILTTAAGYANNDMLAKYDARNPAALRRLLGSGTQLRPFSQEILEAAYKATHEVFDEVSAKNADFKKVIDSVKAFRNEEYLWFQVAEYAYDTFMIRARARG, encoded by the coding sequence ATGAAGCGTCGTCAGTTTATGCAGGCTGCAGCGGTCGGGGCCGCCGCGACCGCCGTGGCCGCCCCGGCCATCGCCCAGTCCATGCCCGAGTTGAAGTGGCGCCTGCAGTCCGGCTTCCCCAAGTCCCTGGACACCATCTACGGCGGAGCGGAAGTCATCTCGAAGTTCGTTTCCGAAGCGACGGACGGCAAGTTCCAGATCCAGCCCTTCGCGGCCGGTGAAATCGTCGGCCAGCCCCAGATCGCCGACGCCGTCGGCAACGGCACGGTCGAGATGGGCCACACCTGCTCCTACTACTACTTCGGCAAGGATCCGACCTTTGCTCTCGGCACGGCGGCTCCGTTCGGCCTGAATGCCCGCCAGATGAACGCCTGGCTTTACCAGGGCGGCGGCAACGACCTGCTGAACGAGTTCTACGCCAAGCACAACATGTACGGCATGCCGGCCGGCAACACCGGCGTGCAGATGGGCGGCTGGTACCGCAAGGAGATCAAGACCGTCGACGACCTGAAGGGCCTGAAAATCCGCATCGCCGGCATCGCCGGCCTGGTGATGCAGAAGCTCGGCGCCGTGCCGCAGCAGATCCCCGGCGGCGACATTTATCCGTCGCTCGAGCGCGGCACCATCGACGCCGCCGAGTGGGTCGGCCCCTATGACGACGAGAAGCTCGGCTTCTCGAAGGTCGCACCTTACTACTATTATCCGGGCTTCTGGGAGGGTGGTCCCGCGATCCACCTCTTCGTCAACCAGGCCAAGTGGAAAGAACTCCCGAAGGCGTATCAGGCCATCCTGACCACGGCCGCCGGCTATGCCAACAACGACATGCTGGCCAAGTACGACGCCAGGAACCCCGCCGCCCTGCGCCGCCTGCTCGGATCCGGCACGCAGCTGCGTCCGTTCTCGCAGGAGATCCTCGAAGCCGCCTACAAGGCGACCCATGAGGTCTTCGACGAAGTCTCGGCCAAGAACGCCGACTTCAAGAAGGTCATCGACTCGGTGAAGGCTTTCCGGAACGAAGAATACCTCTGGTTCCAAGTGGCCGAATACGCCTACGACACCTTCATGATCCGTGCCCGCGCCCGCGGCTGA
- a CDS encoding sensor histidine kinase, which yields MPGTALTSTVDLEQLTGDLAASVSERSYGPPNSALQQALAHTIESKVQAQLAVVLEGIGDAFYSLDDQWRFSYINRAAECFFGEPRHSMLRRVIWDVFPGFEGTELRQRYEEVLASGQAQSFETEAVGRQGHYLEFRVFPYRDGLGISFRDWTERRRAEEEMRERHAQVSALADNLPLGMVYQMDNGVGYEGRRFIYVSASCERLNGVPAEKVPGDQNLLFDLILPEFREPVYRAQLEAHAQLKPLDIEFAIRHAETGEIRWQRIVDAPRRLPNGRIVWDGIQIDITDQKRAEEHQRLLLNELNHRVKNTLATVQSLAAQSFRGAGTQNAQPSPSACATFEARLFALARAHDVLTRENWEGAAFSDVLAEACMPYRTGEAGCSRIETEGPDLRVSPPMALSLSMVLHELFTNALKYGALSNGSGKVRLSWSVITDPIGPRLSLHWRESGGPPVEPPSRKGFGSRLIQDGMARELNGVVRLSYDPDGVACAIDVPLS from the coding sequence ATGCCCGGCACCGCTTTGACCTCAACCGTCGATCTGGAGCAACTCACCGGCGATCTCGCGGCTTCGGTGTCCGAGCGATCCTACGGCCCACCGAACAGCGCCCTGCAACAGGCACTCGCCCATACGATCGAATCGAAGGTGCAGGCGCAGCTCGCCGTCGTTCTCGAAGGCATCGGCGACGCGTTCTACTCCCTCGATGATCAATGGCGCTTCAGCTACATCAACCGCGCGGCGGAGTGCTTTTTCGGAGAGCCGCGCCATTCCATGCTGCGCAGGGTGATCTGGGACGTGTTCCCCGGCTTCGAGGGCACCGAACTCAGGCAGCGCTACGAGGAGGTGCTCGCTTCCGGGCAGGCGCAATCCTTCGAGACCGAAGCCGTCGGGCGCCAGGGGCATTATCTGGAATTCCGCGTTTTTCCCTATCGAGACGGCCTCGGCATAAGCTTCCGCGACTGGACGGAGCGCCGCCGTGCCGAGGAGGAGATGCGCGAGCGTCACGCGCAGGTCAGCGCCCTGGCCGACAATCTCCCCCTCGGCATGGTCTATCAGATGGACAACGGCGTCGGTTACGAAGGCCGGCGCTTCATCTACGTCTCCGCCAGCTGCGAGCGGCTCAACGGCGTCCCTGCTGAAAAAGTCCCGGGCGATCAGAATCTTCTCTTCGACCTCATCCTCCCCGAGTTCCGCGAACCCGTCTATCGGGCGCAGCTGGAAGCGCATGCGCAGCTCAAGCCCCTCGACATCGAGTTCGCCATCCGCCACGCCGAGACCGGCGAGATCCGCTGGCAGCGCATCGTCGATGCGCCTCGCAGGCTTCCGAACGGCAGGATCGTCTGGGACGGGATCCAGATCGACATCACCGATCAGAAGCGCGCCGAAGAGCATCAACGGCTTCTGCTCAACGAGTTGAACCATCGGGTGAAGAACACGCTTGCGACGGTCCAGTCCCTGGCGGCGCAGAGCTTTCGCGGAGCCGGGACGCAGAACGCACAGCCCTCGCCTTCCGCCTGCGCCACCTTCGAGGCGCGCCTGTTCGCCCTCGCGCGCGCCCATGACGTGCTGACGCGGGAGAACTGGGAGGGGGCTGCGTTCTCGGACGTTCTGGCCGAGGCGTGCATGCCCTACCGGACCGGCGAGGCGGGATGCAGCCGCATCGAGACCGAAGGCCCCGACCTTCGGGTCTCGCCCCCGATGGCCCTCAGCCTCTCCATGGTCCTGCACGAGCTTTTCACCAATGCCCTCAAATACGGCGCCCTGAGCAATGGATCGGGCAAGGTCCGCCTATCGTGGTCGGTCATCACTGATCCGATCGGGCCGCGCCTGTCTCTGCACTGGAGAGAGTCCGGCGGTCCGCCCGTCGAACCTCCCTCCCGCAAGGGGTTCGGGTCGCGACTGATCCAGGACGGCATGGCGCGGGAGCTGAACGGCGTCGTGCGCCTGAGCTACGATCCGGACGGGGTCGCCTGCGCCATCGACGTGCCGCTTTCCTGA
- a CDS encoding endonuclease/exonuclease/phosphatase family protein produces MRPLIHRIVRDLDAPDPSLLAAARQAAARGEGAHGALLARIPAFQAIEQAPPKQPHPRSGSLRIAAFNSERLKDRPAVRRLMSRAGAQIVLLSEVDLGMARSGNTHNVRDLIAGTGEGYLYGVEFVELDLGDQQEMRDHAGERNARSLHGNAIVSGMALEEPHLIPLEETGLWFSGFKGAQRRIGGRMALAARVSGAPKPLWIVSTHLESKTDPADRRAQIQTLLHALDAIAPNEPCVIGGDFNTKALPRGESERHFLLDAPERDEPLFADLLAAGFAWQGANLALPTQTPGRTNKHKPPFAKLDWLVVRGLTAAHPQIVPAQDEQGRALSDHEMITVDVSFG; encoded by the coding sequence ATGCGCCCCCTCATTCATCGAATTGTCCGAGATCTCGACGCTCCGGATCCCTCGCTCCTGGCGGCCGCGCGGCAAGCCGCGGCGCGGGGTGAGGGTGCCCATGGGGCGCTCCTCGCGCGCATTCCCGCCTTTCAGGCCATCGAGCAGGCGCCGCCGAAGCAGCCGCATCCCAGGTCCGGTTCGTTGAGGATCGCGGCCTTCAATAGCGAGCGCCTGAAGGATCGGCCGGCGGTCCGCCGCCTCATGAGCCGGGCCGGCGCCCAGATCGTGCTCCTCAGCGAGGTCGATCTCGGCATGGCCCGCTCCGGCAACACGCACAATGTCCGCGATCTCATCGCCGGAACGGGGGAGGGCTATCTCTACGGCGTCGAGTTCGTGGAACTGGATCTCGGAGACCAGCAGGAGATGCGCGACCATGCGGGCGAGCGGAACGCCCGCAGCCTCCATGGCAATGCCATCGTGAGCGGAATGGCCCTGGAGGAGCCGCACCTGATTCCCCTTGAGGAGACCGGGCTCTGGTTCTCGGGCTTCAAGGGCGCGCAACGCCGAATCGGCGGGCGGATGGCGCTCGCAGCCCGCGTGTCTGGTGCGCCCAAGCCGCTCTGGATCGTCTCCACACATCTCGAGAGCAAGACCGATCCGGCGGATCGTCGGGCACAGATCCAGACCCTTCTGCACGCCCTCGATGCCATCGCGCCGAACGAGCCCTGCGTCATCGGCGGGGACTTCAACACCAAGGCCCTGCCGCGCGGAGAGAGCGAACGGCACTTCCTGCTCGATGCGCCCGAACGCGACGAGCCGCTGTTCGCCGACCTGCTGGCTGCGGGCTTCGCGTGGCAGGGCGCGAATCTGGCTCTGCCGACGCAGACGCCGGGGCGGACGAACAAGCACAAGCCACCCTTCGCAAAGCTCGACTGGCTGGTCGTGCGCGGTCTCACGGCCGCGCATCCGCAGATCGTGCCGGCGCAGGACGAGCAGGGCAGGGCGCTGTCGGATCACGAGATGATCACGGTCGATGTGAGCTTCGGGTGA